One Sphingobacteruim zhuxiongii DNA window includes the following coding sequences:
- a CDS encoding NAD-dependent epimerase/dehydratase family protein, translated as MSSVIFNNKLGVILVTGGTGFLGSTVLKHLIDGGESIIALKRATSIIPDHLKSSSLIQWVDADITDYFALEDIFPTIQQVYHCAAKISNHKEDAQEMFQTNIEGTKHIVNLSLLYQVRLVHVSSIAALGTNKLGLPVKETDKWEYNRKTSNYTQAKYDSEMEVWRGIVEGLNAVIVNPSIIMGVGPGENGSRSIFEVVKKGNKIYPLGSVGVVDVDDVAQIMIKLMNSNISGERFILNSENISNQALLTKISDYMQKPRPSIAASRMLLSMAWRLSKLASYINGKRPTLTKDAARAANKKLEYDNSKITKTLGITFKPLDTTLKEVIDTYYSKTI; from the coding sequence TTGAGTTCAGTAATTTTCAACAATAAGTTAGGCGTGATTTTAGTTACAGGTGGCACAGGATTTTTAGGTTCAACAGTTTTAAAACACCTTATTGACGGCGGTGAGAGTATTATAGCATTAAAACGTGCTACTTCAATTATTCCCGACCACTTAAAGTCCTCTTCTTTAATACAATGGGTAGATGCAGATATTACTGATTATTTTGCGCTGGAAGATATATTCCCTACTATCCAACAGGTATACCACTGTGCCGCGAAAATCTCTAATCATAAGGAAGACGCACAGGAAATGTTTCAAACAAACATTGAAGGCACTAAACACATCGTCAATCTATCCTTGCTATATCAAGTTCGTTTAGTTCATGTAAGTTCGATCGCTGCCTTAGGCACGAATAAACTCGGACTACCCGTTAAAGAAACTGACAAATGGGAATACAACCGAAAAACTTCTAACTATACCCAGGCGAAATACGACAGCGAAATGGAAGTATGGCGTGGTATTGTTGAAGGGTTAAATGCTGTTATCGTCAATCCTTCAATCATTATGGGAGTTGGTCCTGGAGAAAATGGCTCAAGAAGTATCTTTGAAGTTGTAAAAAAAGGTAACAAGATTTATCCATTAGGATCTGTTGGTGTTGTAGACGTCGATGATGTCGCACAAATAATGATCAAGTTGATGAACAGCAATATCTCTGGTGAACGTTTCATCCTTAATTCCGAAAACATAAGTAATCAAGCATTACTTACCAAAATAAGCGATTACATGCAGAAGCCTCGGCCGAGTATTGCTGCTAGTCGTATGCTTCTTTCGATGGCCTGGCGACTTTCGAAACTAGCATCTTATATAAATGGTAAGCGACCGACCTTAACCAAGGATGCGGCAAGAGCAGCCAATAAAAAGCTTGAATATGACAACTCTAAGATTACTAAGACGCTAGGTATTACATTCAAACCTTTGGATACGACCTTGAAAGAAGTAATCGACACCTATTACTCGAAAACAATCTAA
- a CDS encoding HAD-IB family phosphatase yields the protein MKNYYIIDFDSTFTQVEALDELARISLENNPNREAIYEEIERFTNLAMEGKISFRESLAGRVKLLEANRDHLAKLIVHLKKKVSKSFSRNKEFFKDNSDTAWIVSGGFKEFITPVVMPYHIKKENIYANTFKFDEEGNIVGYDEHNPLSDEGGKVKLLKQLEIQGRIFGIGDGYSDFQLKESGLIEKFYAFTENIARQSVTDKADHIAPSFDEFLYVNDLPRAISYPKNRILCLIVGDVPEIAAHILKRDGFSIRVKETFEEKYTKDVGMILLGSDISISDDQLARADKLKTIGFLGDVKGHVSKTICNEKGIVVFDDKKLKKRNSEFIPRRMADFINNGDTDQSRNFPNMLLPKLTRAHRLLHIHKNVPGIMAQINNVYAENNINIFSQFLMTRGDIGYAVTDIDAAYDKKILKQLKQIENTIKFRILYK from the coding sequence GTGAAAAATTACTACATCATTGACTTCGACAGCACATTTACGCAAGTTGAAGCTCTAGACGAATTAGCACGAATTTCATTAGAAAACAATCCCAATAGGGAGGCTATCTACGAGGAAATAGAACGTTTTACCAACCTAGCTATGGAAGGTAAGATTTCATTTCGTGAGAGTCTTGCAGGGCGTGTAAAATTATTGGAAGCAAATCGCGATCACCTAGCTAAATTAATTGTGCATTTGAAGAAGAAGGTTTCCAAATCCTTCAGCCGTAACAAGGAGTTCTTCAAGGACAATTCAGATACTGCTTGGATTGTATCCGGTGGATTTAAAGAGTTTATTACGCCAGTAGTAATGCCTTATCATATTAAAAAGGAAAACATCTATGCCAATACTTTCAAATTTGATGAAGAAGGGAATATTGTCGGTTATGACGAACACAATCCACTTTCCGATGAAGGGGGTAAGGTTAAGCTCTTAAAACAATTAGAAATTCAGGGCCGCATATTCGGTATAGGTGACGGTTACTCTGACTTCCAATTGAAAGAATCCGGATTGATTGAAAAATTCTATGCATTCACTGAAAATATAGCAAGACAGTCTGTTACTGATAAGGCAGATCATATTGCACCTAGTTTTGATGAATTTTTATACGTAAATGACCTACCAAGAGCTATCTCTTACCCTAAGAATCGCATATTATGTCTTATTGTAGGTGATGTTCCTGAAATTGCTGCTCATATCTTAAAAAGAGATGGATTCTCAATCCGTGTAAAGGAAACGTTTGAAGAGAAATATACAAAAGATGTCGGAATGATCTTATTAGGTTCAGATATCAGTATTTCTGACGATCAATTGGCAAGGGCAGATAAGCTGAAAACCATTGGTTTTTTAGGCGATGTTAAAGGACATGTTTCAAAAACAATCTGTAATGAAAAAGGGATTGTTGTATTCGATGATAAGAAATTGAAGAAAAGGAACTCTGAATTTATACCACGTCGTATGGCAGATTTCATTAATAATGGAGATACAGATCAAAGCCGTAACTTCCCTAATATGTTATTACCAAAGCTTACGCGTGCGCATCGCTTACTGCATATTCACAAGAACGTTCCAGGAATCATGGCACAAATAAACAATGTGTATGCAGAGAATAACATTAATATATTCTCACAGTTCTTAATGACACGTGGTGATATCGGTTATGCAGTTACCGACATTGATGCCGCATATGACAAAAAGATTCTGAAGCAGTTGAAGCAAATTGAAAATACGATAAAATTTAGAATACTTTACAAGTAA
- a CDS encoding 5-formyltetrahydrofolate cyclo-ligase: protein MMKKQELREIYKAKRNSLTKDELTLMDHQLLEQLQQYDWTSIRYLHLYLAIEKFKEYNTWPFIKWIWKQYPEINLVTSISNFQTNELRHYQLEPDTVLLVNDWGIPEPSGAKEIEAKEIDAVLTPLLLVDIKGNRVGYGKGFYDRFLATCKAEVIKLGIAYFEPVEIIEDVNEWDVPIDLLFTPGKTFYLLG from the coding sequence ATGATGAAGAAGCAAGAATTAAGAGAGATCTATAAAGCGAAACGTAATTCCTTAACAAAAGATGAATTGACCTTAATGGATCATCAACTTTTGGAACAACTGCAGCAATACGATTGGACAAGTATTCGCTATCTACATCTGTATCTAGCTATCGAAAAATTTAAAGAATACAATACATGGCCGTTTATTAAGTGGATTTGGAAGCAATATCCAGAAATCAATTTGGTAACTTCCATATCCAACTTTCAAACCAATGAGCTTCGACATTATCAACTTGAACCGGACACTGTGCTTTTGGTTAATGACTGGGGTATTCCAGAGCCTAGCGGAGCAAAAGAAATCGAGGCTAAGGAAATTGATGCCGTGTTGACTCCGTTGTTGTTGGTTGACATTAAGGGTAACCGTGTGGGCTATGGGAAAGGTTTTTACGATCGTTTTCTGGCAACCTGTAAAGCGGAAGTTATCAAATTAGGGATCGCATATTTTGAACCTGTGGAAATTATTGAGGATGTAAACGAATGGGATGTACCGATCGATTTGCTGTTTACTCCAGGTAAAACATTTTATTTACTAGGCTAA
- the efp gene encoding elongation factor P — MAKASDVKNGNVLRFNGELVTVEEFIHRTPGNLRAFYQARMRNVKTGKLVEYRFRTDEEVEIARVETNDYQYLYDDADFFVVMDNETYEQFNIPKLLFGGTARFLKEGMNVIVAFESDEPIMAQAPQNVELEITYTEPAVKGDTSTNALKKATVETGVEINVPLFINQGDKVKVDTRTGDYIERVK; from the coding sequence ATGGCAAAAGCTTCAGACGTAAAGAATGGGAACGTCCTTCGTTTTAATGGTGAATTAGTAACGGTAGAGGAGTTTATCCACCGTACACCAGGAAACTTACGTGCATTCTACCAAGCTAGGATGCGTAATGTGAAGACCGGTAAATTAGTGGAATACAGATTTAGAACCGATGAAGAGGTTGAAATTGCACGTGTAGAGACTAATGACTACCAATATTTATATGATGATGCAGACTTTTTCGTGGTGATGGATAATGAGACCTACGAACAATTCAATATTCCTAAATTGCTATTTGGTGGTACTGCTCGTTTCTTAAAAGAAGGTATGAATGTAATTGTTGCTTTTGAAAGTGATGAGCCTATTATGGCGCAAGCTCCTCAAAACGTGGAATTAGAGATTACTTACACAGAGCCAGCGGTGAAAGGTGATACATCAACAAATGCCTTGAAAAAAGCAACTGTGGAGACAGGGGTTGAAATCAATGTGCCTTTGTTTATTAATCAAGGTGATAAAGTTAAAGTTGACACACGTACCGGAGATTACATCGAACGTGTAAAATAA
- a CDS encoding ABC transporter ATP-binding protein: MDKVDQAFNLYCDYLKITLQDIGRRYNREWIFRHVDYTFSFGNRYAILGPNGSGKSTLLKVLSGSLTPSEGTLAYHSVNSPIDVEDIYQHTGIAAPYVEMIEEFTLLELIDFHFKFKPYLEGFNMELVKERLGFGSQVFQKEIRHFSSGMKQRVKLVLACCANSQILFLDEPTSNLDKEGERWYLDLVEATSKDRLLIIGSNQEHEYAFCNAYLEIMDFK, encoded by the coding sequence TTGGACAAGGTCGATCAGGCATTTAATTTATATTGTGATTATTTGAAAATAACTCTACAAGATATTGGTAGAAGGTATAATCGAGAATGGATTTTTAGGCATGTCGATTATACCTTTTCTTTTGGAAATCGTTATGCTATTTTAGGTCCTAATGGATCGGGTAAATCTACTTTATTAAAAGTATTATCTGGATCTTTAACCCCGAGCGAAGGGACGTTGGCCTATCATTCAGTGAATTCTCCAATTGATGTAGAAGATATTTACCAACATACCGGTATTGCGGCTCCTTATGTCGAAATGATAGAAGAGTTTACTCTGCTTGAGCTGATTGATTTTCACTTTAAATTTAAACCTTATTTGGAAGGATTTAACATGGAGCTTGTCAAAGAACGTTTGGGCTTTGGTTCACAGGTTTTCCAAAAGGAAATTCGTCATTTTTCTTCGGGGATGAAACAGCGTGTTAAATTGGTTTTAGCTTGTTGTGCGAATAGTCAGATTCTTTTTCTCGATGAGCCTACAAGTAATTTGGACAAGGAAGGTGAACGTTGGTATTTAGATCTTGTTGAAGCTACTTCAAAAGATCGCCTGTTAATCATTGGATCCAATCAAGAACATGAGTATGCATTTTGCAACGCATATCTTGAAATAATGGATTTTAAATAG
- the lpxA gene encoding acyl-ACP--UDP-N-acetylglucosamine O-acyltransferase: MIQPLSYIHPEAKIAQNVVIEPFSTIHKDVVIGEGSWIGSNVTIMNGARIGKNCRIFPGAVISGEPQDLKFEGEVTTAEIGDNTTIRECVTINRGTKDRFKTVIGKNCLIQAYSHIAHDCFIGDNCIFSNSSTLAGHITVGDYVVLAGMVAVHQFCKIGSHAFVTGGTLVRKDVPPYIKAAREPISYAGINSVGLRRRGYSNEQINEIQNIYRVLFVQHSNLGKALDIVEAEFEATELRDEILGFVRASNRGVVKGFGQGRSGI, encoded by the coding sequence ATGATTCAACCCTTATCATATATACATCCTGAGGCGAAAATAGCACAGAATGTTGTCATTGAACCTTTCAGCACGATCCACAAAGATGTGGTAATCGGCGAGGGATCTTGGATTGGCTCGAACGTGACCATCATGAATGGTGCACGCATCGGCAAGAATTGTAGAATATTCCCAGGGGCGGTTATTTCTGGTGAACCTCAAGATTTAAAATTTGAAGGTGAAGTTACCACAGCGGAAATTGGTGATAATACGACCATTCGCGAGTGTGTTACAATCAATAGAGGAACGAAAGATCGTTTTAAAACGGTAATCGGAAAGAACTGTTTGATTCAGGCTTACAGCCACATCGCACATGACTGTTTTATCGGCGACAATTGTATTTTTTCAAATTCAAGTACACTTGCCGGACATATCACTGTAGGAGACTATGTGGTATTAGCAGGTATGGTTGCGGTACACCAGTTTTGTAAGATCGGTTCACATGCTTTTGTGACGGGTGGTACGCTCGTTCGGAAGGATGTTCCTCCGTATATTAAAGCTGCGCGTGAGCCAATATCTTACGCAGGAATCAATTCTGTTGGTTTGAGAAGAAGAGGCTACAGCAATGAGCAAATCAATGAAATTCAAAACATTTACCGCGTGTTGTTTGTTCAACATAGTAACTTAGGTAAAGCCTTAGATATCGTTGAAGCTGAATTCGAGGCAACGGAATTAAGAGATGAAATTTTAGGTTTTGTTAGAGCATCCAACCGTGGTGTTGTGAAGGGCTTTGGACAAGGTCGATCAGGCATTTAA
- a CDS encoding bifunctional UDP-3-O-[3-hydroxymyristoyl] N-acetylglucosamine deacetylase/3-hydroxyacyl-ACP dehydratase — MNVKQRTIKSDVEFSGVGLHTGKQVQLTLKPAPENHWYKFKRVDLDGQPVVNVDADNVTNTARGTTISQNGASVSTIEHLMAALVGLQLDNVLIEIDGPEVPILDGSSAIFIDKIQEVGFQDQDADRDYFEVTDNIHYNDAENKVEIVAMPVDGYRITCMIDFNSPVLGSQHASITNIDEFSKEIASSRTFCFLHELEALVSQNLIKGGDLSNAIVIVDKEIEDSELEKLQVLFHKRVEVAQEGILNNISLRHQNEPARHKLLDMIGDLALVGKPIKGHIMAARPGHAANVAFAKRIKAQMKREKNKKHVKVYDPNTPPVYDTVQIMNILPHRQPFLMIDKILELSETNVVGLKNVTMNEDLFMGHFPGAPLFPGVLQIEAMAQTGGILVLNTVPDPENWLTLFLKIENARFKNQVVPGDTVIFTCELLEPIRRGIARMKGVGMVGDKVVSEAELMAQIVKVKG, encoded by the coding sequence ATGAACGTTAAACAAAGAACCATTAAATCCGATGTTGAATTTTCAGGTGTTGGGTTGCACACGGGAAAGCAAGTGCAACTTACATTGAAGCCTGCTCCGGAAAATCACTGGTATAAATTTAAACGTGTGGATTTAGATGGTCAGCCTGTTGTGAATGTCGATGCAGATAATGTAACAAACACAGCTAGGGGAACAACCATTTCGCAAAATGGAGCATCTGTAAGTACAATAGAGCACTTAATGGCCGCTCTAGTTGGTTTGCAGTTGGATAACGTATTGATTGAAATTGATGGTCCTGAAGTACCAATTTTAGATGGTAGCTCAGCGATCTTTATTGATAAAATACAAGAGGTTGGTTTTCAAGATCAAGACGCTGATCGTGATTATTTTGAAGTAACCGATAATATTCATTACAACGACGCCGAGAATAAAGTAGAAATCGTCGCAATGCCTGTTGATGGATACCGTATCACTTGTATGATTGATTTTAACTCGCCAGTATTGGGAAGCCAACATGCTTCGATTACTAATATTGATGAGTTTAGTAAAGAAATTGCTTCATCTCGTACATTCTGTTTCTTACATGAACTAGAAGCTTTAGTTAGTCAAAACCTAATTAAAGGTGGTGATTTGTCAAATGCCATTGTCATTGTTGATAAGGAAATTGAAGATAGCGAATTAGAGAAACTACAGGTGTTGTTCCATAAACGCGTGGAGGTTGCTCAAGAAGGTATCTTAAATAATATTTCTCTTCGTCATCAAAATGAGCCTGCTCGTCATAAATTGTTAGATATGATTGGTGATTTAGCCCTAGTTGGCAAGCCGATTAAAGGACATATTATGGCGGCTCGTCCTGGACACGCTGCAAATGTGGCATTTGCAAAACGTATTAAGGCACAGATGAAGCGCGAGAAGAACAAAAAACACGTGAAAGTTTATGATCCGAATACGCCTCCGGTATATGACACGGTTCAGATTATGAATATCCTTCCGCACCGTCAACCATTCTTAATGATCGACAAGATTTTAGAGCTTTCTGAAACGAACGTCGTTGGTTTAAAGAATGTGACGATGAATGAGGACTTATTTATGGGGCATTTCCCTGGTGCGCCATTATTTCCTGGAGTCTTGCAAATTGAAGCAATGGCACAAACAGGAGGAATTTTGGTTTTAAATACGGTACCTGATCCGGAAAACTGGTTGACCTTGTTCCTGAAGATTGAAAATGCAAGATTCAAGAATCAAGTTGTCCCTGGTGATACAGTTATCTTCACTTGTGAGTTGTTAGAGCCCATTCGTCGCGGTATTGCGCGTATGAAAGGTGTTGGAATGGTTGGCGACAAAGTGGTGAGTGAGGCTGAATTAATGGCTCAAATCGTGAAGGTAAAAGGATAA
- the lpxD gene encoding UDP-3-O-(3-hydroxymyristoyl)glucosamine N-acyltransferase, with protein sequence MQFTAEQIATLLKGTVEGNPAVLVDTLSKIEESNSSSLTFLANPKYEHFIYEIEAGIIVINEDLVLQKPVKSTLIRVKNAYSAFTELLKLYSELRNERKGIDECVHIHESAQIGESPYIGAFAYIGKNVKLGDRVKIYPQVYIGDNVQIGDGSILFPGAKVYEDCVIGKSVIIHSGAVIGSDGFGFAPKEDGTYDKIPQIGNVIIEDLVEVGANTVVDRATMGSTVIRNGVKLDNLIQIAHNVEIGQNTVIAAQTGVSGSTKIGEHVILGGQVGVVGHISIAKGTQVQAQSGINRSIVEENKKWGGSPAFPYNNELRSQVLYSKLPELERRLAQLEKQLKDKNNP encoded by the coding sequence ATGCAATTTACCGCTGAACAGATAGCAACATTATTGAAGGGAACAGTGGAAGGGAATCCTGCCGTATTGGTAGATACACTTTCCAAAATTGAGGAGTCCAACTCCTCGAGCCTAACCTTTTTGGCAAATCCTAAATACGAGCATTTCATCTATGAAATCGAAGCTGGTATTATTGTCATCAACGAGGATTTAGTCTTACAAAAGCCCGTAAAATCAACTTTAATTCGTGTTAAGAACGCATACTCTGCTTTTACCGAATTGCTTAAATTATATAGTGAACTCCGCAATGAGCGTAAGGGTATTGACGAATGTGTACATATCCATGAAAGTGCTCAGATCGGCGAATCTCCTTATATTGGTGCTTTTGCCTATATCGGGAAGAATGTCAAATTAGGGGATAGGGTGAAAATTTATCCACAAGTTTATATTGGCGATAATGTACAAATAGGCGATGGATCTATCCTTTTTCCTGGAGCTAAAGTATACGAAGATTGTGTTATTGGGAAGTCTGTTATCATTCATTCAGGTGCGGTGATTGGAAGCGATGGCTTTGGTTTTGCTCCGAAAGAAGATGGTACTTATGACAAGATTCCTCAAATCGGGAATGTAATAATTGAAGATTTAGTGGAGGTTGGTGCCAATACAGTTGTCGATCGTGCAACGATGGGATCGACTGTCATTCGTAATGGTGTCAAGCTAGATAACTTAATTCAAATTGCTCATAACGTGGAAATTGGGCAAAATACAGTAATAGCTGCACAAACTGGAGTTTCAGGTAGCACTAAGATTGGAGAACACGTTATACTGGGAGGACAGGTTGGTGTAGTTGGTCATATTAGCATTGCAAAAGGTACGCAAGTACAAGCGCAATCTGGGATTAACCGATCAATCGTAGAAGAGAATAAAAAGTGGGGTGGAAGTCCTGCATTTCCATATAATAATGAATTGCGTTCGCAAGTCCTGTATTCCAAATTACCGGAGCTAGAACGTCGATTAGCGCAACTCGAGAAGCAATTAAAAGATAAAAATAATCCCTAA
- a CDS encoding HD domain-containing protein, translating into MNKKKIINDPVYGFVTIPSGFIYDIIQHPFLQRLRYIKQVSMTHLVYPGALHTRFQHVIGAMHLMGLAIETLRGKDVAISVEEEEAVLAAILLHDVGHGPFSHSLEHTLVEGVSHEIISALLMDKLNKEFDGRLDLAITIFNNKYHRKFLHQLVSGQLDTDRMDYLNRDSFFTGVSEGVISFDRIIKMLNVKDNELVVESKGIYSVEKFLIARRLMYWQVYLHKTVISAEQMMIKALARAKELSNKGFSLFATPALAHFLKNQINRDTFLENESHLTWFTRLDDTDIMSAIKIWADHEDPILSFLCSKIIHRELFRTEMSKTAFPPQFLEEIKERILDKFDIEEKDLGYFLYEQVVVNSAYDSLVNSIRVLEKDGRLCDIAEASDLSNIEALAKRVEKYAVTYPKEIGYVNIEMLEDC; encoded by the coding sequence TTGAATAAGAAGAAAATAATAAATGACCCGGTGTACGGATTTGTAACAATTCCGTCGGGATTCATTTACGACATCATACAACACCCGTTTCTACAGCGCTTACGCTATATAAAGCAGGTAAGCATGACACATTTAGTATATCCAGGGGCATTGCATACACGTTTTCAGCATGTCATTGGCGCGATGCATTTGATGGGTCTTGCAATAGAAACGCTTCGTGGCAAAGATGTAGCGATCTCTGTTGAAGAAGAGGAAGCGGTTTTAGCCGCTATTTTGCTCCATGATGTCGGACATGGTCCTTTTTCGCATTCATTGGAGCATACCTTAGTCGAAGGAGTTTCACATGAAATCATCTCGGCTCTATTAATGGATAAATTAAATAAGGAATTTGATGGCCGTTTAGACTTGGCTATTACCATATTTAATAATAAGTATCATCGCAAATTTTTACATCAATTGGTTTCTGGGCAACTTGATACTGATCGGATGGATTATTTAAATAGGGATAGCTTTTTTACTGGTGTATCAGAGGGGGTGATTTCTTTCGATCGGATAATCAAGATGTTGAACGTAAAGGACAATGAATTGGTTGTAGAGAGTAAAGGAATCTACTCAGTAGAGAAGTTTTTGATTGCACGTAGGTTAATGTATTGGCAAGTTTATCTGCATAAAACGGTTATTAGTGCCGAACAGATGATGATCAAAGCATTGGCCCGAGCAAAAGAGTTAAGTAATAAGGGGTTTAGCTTGTTTGCAACACCCGCATTAGCTCATTTCCTGAAGAATCAAATCAACAGGGATACCTTTCTTGAGAATGAGTCGCATTTGACTTGGTTTACCCGTCTAGATGACACCGATATTATGTCGGCAATTAAGATTTGGGCAGACCATGAAGATCCGATTCTAAGCTTTTTATGTTCAAAAATTATTCATCGCGAATTGTTTAGGACAGAGATGAGCAAAACAGCGTTTCCGCCGCAATTTTTGGAGGAAATAAAGGAACGGATTCTAGACAAGTTTGATATAGAAGAGAAAGATTTAGGCTATTTTTTATATGAACAGGTTGTTGTAAATAGTGCTTACGACAGTTTAGTAAACAGTATTCGAGTGTTAGAGAAGGATGGTCGCCTATGTGATATAGCCGAGGCATCTGATTTATCTAACATAGAGGCGTTGGCGAAACGCGTAGAGAAATATGCTGTGACTTATCCTAAAGAAATAGGGTATGTAAATATAGAGATGCTCGAAGATTGTTAA
- the porX gene encoding T9SS response regulator signal transducer PorX produces the protein MQKTHILWADDEIEFLKPHILLLEQKDYKVKTVNNGSDAVEAFKNEPFDLVFLDENMPGLTGLETLNILKSINPSIPTVLVTKNEEEHLMEDAIGAKIDDYLIKPVNPKQILLTIKKFTENRRLVSERTSMAYQQDFRQLGMRMNDDLDHNEWVEAYKKLLYWELSLEKLEDAGMHEILTMQKSDANLLFSKFIEKNYLNWMKNPDNGPTLSHQLFKKKVFPKMEAEKPTFFFLIDNLRYDQWKVINEVISDYYRVEEEDSYYSILPTATQYARNAIFSGLTPLEMEKRFPKEWQNDDDEGGKNLYEDVFLADQVKRIYRRDIKHSYTKVITLEQGREVLENINKHMQIDLNVFVYNFVDMLSHARTDMAMIRELANDEAAYRSLTLSWFEHSPLLEVLKWLSQKNVRVIITTDHGTIRVRKPSKIIGDRNTNSNLRYKQGKNLNFIDKDVFMIKNPLDAQLPRINVSSTFVFAKEDTYFVYPNNYNHFVNYFGGTFQHGGISLEEMIIPFITYSPKAF, from the coding sequence ATGCAAAAAACACATATACTTTGGGCTGATGATGAAATCGAGTTCTTGAAACCTCATATTTTATTATTAGAACAGAAAGACTATAAAGTTAAAACGGTAAACAACGGATCTGACGCGGTCGAAGCCTTCAAAAATGAGCCTTTTGATTTAGTATTCTTGGATGAAAACATGCCTGGTCTAACTGGTCTTGAGACATTGAACATCTTAAAATCTATTAATCCTTCGATTCCAACAGTTTTAGTGACTAAAAACGAAGAAGAACATTTAATGGAAGATGCTATTGGCGCCAAGATTGATGATTACTTGATTAAACCGGTCAATCCTAAGCAGATTCTGCTCACAATAAAAAAATTCACTGAAAACAGACGTTTGGTTAGCGAACGAACTTCCATGGCCTACCAGCAGGATTTTCGACAACTAGGTATGCGAATGAACGATGACCTCGACCATAATGAGTGGGTCGAAGCATACAAAAAGCTATTATACTGGGAGCTATCATTGGAGAAACTCGAAGATGCAGGCATGCACGAAATATTGACCATGCAAAAATCCGATGCGAATCTACTATTCTCAAAATTTATTGAGAAAAACTACCTCAATTGGATGAAGAACCCAGATAACGGCCCGACTTTATCTCATCAACTGTTTAAAAAGAAGGTATTCCCAAAAATGGAAGCAGAAAAACCGACCTTCTTTTTCCTGATTGACAATTTAAGGTACGATCAGTGGAAGGTCATCAATGAAGTCATTTCTGATTATTACCGCGTCGAAGAGGAAGATAGTTATTATAGCATTCTCCCGACTGCAACGCAATATGCGCGAAACGCCATCTTCTCAGGTTTAACGCCATTGGAAATGGAAAAAAGATTCCCCAAAGAATGGCAAAATGACGACGACGAGGGCGGAAAAAACCTCTATGAGGATGTTTTCCTAGCCGATCAAGTTAAGCGGATTTACCGCCGTGATATAAAACATAGCTATACTAAGGTCATCACACTCGAGCAAGGACGAGAAGTTTTAGAAAACATTAACAAGCATATGCAAATTGATTTAAACGTATTCGTTTACAATTTTGTTGATATGCTGTCGCATGCGCGAACAGATATGGCTATGATTCGAGAGCTGGCGAATGATGAAGCCGCTTATCGATCATTGACCTTATCTTGGTTTGAGCATTCACCTCTGCTAGAAGTACTAAAATGGTTGTCTCAAAAAAATGTACGTGTGATTATTACGACAGACCATGGTACGATACGCGTACGCAAACCAAGCAAGATTATTGGCGACCGAAATACCAATAGTAATTTACGCTACAAACAAGGTAAAAACCTCAATTTTATAGACAAGGATGTCTTTATGATTAAGAATCCGCTCGATGCGCAACTTCCACGCATAAATGTGAGTTCAACATTTGTATTCGCCAAAGAGGACACCTACTTTGTGTACCCAAATAATTATAATCATTTCGTTAATTACTTTGGCGGAACCTTTCAACATGGGGGAATTTCACTTGAAGAAATGATTATTCCATTTATTACGTATTCGCCAAAAGCTTTTTAG
- the tsaE gene encoding tRNA (adenosine(37)-N6)-threonylcarbamoyltransferase complex ATPase subunit type 1 TsaE translates to MEYLVNSTDDLSAAAQWLLNQKPNSKIFLFHGQMGAGKTTFIKAICEQLNVEDSTSSPTFSIVNEYQSTNGKIYHFDFYRLKDEQEAYDLGYEEYFYSDAYCFIEWPEKIPSIIPLDAINVEIEVIDSQSRNIKIK, encoded by the coding sequence ATGGAATATTTGGTAAACTCGACAGATGATCTATCTGCAGCCGCTCAATGGCTGTTGAATCAAAAACCTAACTCGAAAATCTTTCTCTTTCATGGCCAAATGGGTGCTGGAAAAACAACATTCATTAAAGCAATTTGCGAACAGTTGAATGTAGAAGACAGTACATCAAGTCCCACTTTTTCCATTGTAAATGAATATCAATCGACCAACGGAAAGATTTATCACTTCGATTTCTATCGATTAAAGGATGAACAAGAGGCCTATGATTTAGGCTACGAGGAATATTTTTACTCGGATGCCTACTGCTTTATCGAGTGGCCAGAAAAAATTCCAAGCATAATTCCTTTAGATGCGATTAATGTTGAAATTGAAGTCATTGATAGTCAGAGCCGAAACATAAAAATCAAATAA